CCAACATCGAGATTGAGCCATCATTCGGAGTGGAAGCTTCGGAGCTCTACACCAATGTCAAATACATGACTGTGGATTAGTATCTGGATCAATTTGTCTGATTATCAAACCCGACTATACTTGTTAAATTTCTCACATCCCCTTGAATCATAAATAATATAGGATACTGCTTCTCGGGATCCTAGTGTGAAATGTTGCTCCCAGCTGATCATCACATGGCATGTACAGCCCCAAAGTCTGAGGACATCCTATGAAGTGCTTGGAGAAATTACTTATGTTTTGGAGATTAATATTAGGTTCATGGGCAAAGCCGAGCTAGCACAACGACACaggttttctatttttgcaTATTGTATTGTCTTTCATGTCTAAATGATTCGTGGACGATCACTATTGTGAAGTCAGATACTTAACGTGTTAGAAAGGATGAAATTTCTGTCCTGAGCTGATTATGGATAATTTTAAAGAATGACAAGTTAAAACAGACGTTAACCAATTAACAAACTCCTCACAGTATCGAGTTATCGTTAATGTTTTGGGGGCTTTTATAGGCTGCAGGGAGCAAACACGAACAAAAAGAGACATTTGCTGTAAATCTGGACAACTCTCAACCAATTTCCTATCCCGAAAGCCCGGCATTTTGTGGATTGTTGTCTTCTTAGGGATGTCTTTGGTTCAGTTTTTCCAAACCCACCATAAATCAGGAATATATaatgaagaaatataaaatagcTTATTTTGTAAAGAAGTAACAATCAATTACTGTAAAAGATTTCGTTCTTGAATTTCGTGGAGAACATGTAGCATCATAAGGCCCCATTTGATTCAACTTTCTCAAGGGGCTTTGAGCCCTAAAGCTTATTGGGGAAAACATTGAGCATTTGGCTAGTATTTTTAGAAGTCCATTGGCCAAATATCAATATTAGAATCTACTTTGGGCTTTCGGTATTTTGGAAATGCGAGTCAACTTCTACTGTTCAtcccttgactttttttttttttttttaatcgagtTTCCTCAATCGCTAGAAACTAGATATGGCTGCCGACGAGGTTGCCTATGGTCGAGTGACCTCGGGCGTTGCCGCTTGAGCCTCGCTAGCTGCCAAATCTAGGCTCGCGCAACCCGGGCAAGCATCGCTGAGGTCATCGCACGAACCCGGGCAAAGGTTGTTGTGCGAACCCGGGCGACATTGAGGTTGCGTGACCTCAAGCATTGTCGCTTGGGCCTCGCCGGTAGCTAGATCTAGGCTCGCGCAACCCGGGTGACCTTGCTTGTGTCATGCGGACATAGATTTAGCTGTCGGAGAGGCTTGGGTGGCGCCACCGAGGTCGCAAAACTTGAGGCAACCTTCCGGCGACGGATCTAGGTTCATGCAACCTCGGCCAGCCTCGGTAGAGTTTCattggatttaattttatttaaaaaataaaaaataaaagcccTTTGCAAATATTGggtttaccaaacgatatttacatcaaaatcacttttcaatgcactttaaattataatttgccAAATACTCGAGCATTTCGGAAAATctctttaactcaaaagtatttgcattttgtcaAAGCATTTCTTCAAAGATGAACCAAATGGGCCatgagtgaggaaaatgttttccactttatgctccgttcgtttcgcggaaaatatcatgttttcggaaaacattttcctggaagtcattttccaggaaaatgactctattttccgatgttcggccaaaatctaaaatttgagtggaaaatattttccgctgTTCGTTAGTtcatttaattgtttggaaaaaatatcaaaaattgaattttaatattttaattgaccaaaaaaaattattttatttatttatattttttttaaaaatgattttttaaatgatttatatttttaaaatagaaatttttattatttattatttatttttcttttccttcctccttcctcctccttcttcctcctccttcgtcccaagtcgcctccttcctcctccttcttcctcctccttcccgcCACCGCCTCCTTCTGGCGTGACGATGGCCGGCTGCCCAGCCGGCCGACCAAGACCGGTGGCCGGAtcaggcgagctcgaggctcggcccgATCTCACCCcggagctcgccggatccggcgacagagctcgagctcgctcggATCGGGGCCCGAGCTCGGCCgttagatccggcgagccgcgagctttgccgcccagatccggcgagctcgaggctcggccgatctcactcGGCGCCGGAtgcggcgagctcgaggctcgccccggCGCGTCGGATCGcgacgagcttgagctcgccggatcgggagcccgagctctgTCGCTAGATCCgtgcgagccgcgagctccgcagCCGGATCCGACGGGCTCACGGCTCGCGGCCGCACAACCGGCGGACAGCGCGGCGAGCTCCGGCCTCCCGGCGCCGCCGCGGTGCTCCCTCTTGAGTCGGATCCTCCCAGGCGCGAGCCGAGCAGGGAAAACGGAGCGCGGCGGCGCCCGGACGGAGCGGGCGGGCGGAGCGTGCGGGTAGGGCGGAGGGCGATCCCGAAGAAGGAAGCCATTGCGACGgggagagcaagaaagagagagagagaacgagaacGAAGGAAAAGGAGCTGGAGCGCGAGCtgcggaaaatgacttcctcttttcaaaggaagtcattttccgccATTCAAGAAATTTTCCAttgaccggaaaatattttccgttgaccgtgtattttccgccatccgaacaccggaaattcaggaaaatattttcactggaagttattttccgcgaaacgagcGGAGCATaattagtgaaaaatattttcccctaatttagaagactttttttcttttattcattttccataaaacgaAATGCTGGAAAATTCGGAAGACACTTTCTTAgaagttattttccatgaaacgaatggagcataaaggaaaaagaaaataaaaaaaaagagaagaaggaaaaagaaaagaattgaaaattcaaattattaaaaaaacaagaaagaatggGGTTAGTAGGTTATGAGACAAGAGAGtgagtaaggaaaatatttttcctaatttgaaaagtgaaaaacattttcccctcttaagaagacttttttcttggtggaaaataatttccacaactagttattttttcatgaaacgaacactaaaaaattcgaaaaatattttttcggaagttatttttcgtgaaacgaacaGACTCTTAATAAAGCTTTGATCTACGTTtgtttgtatatatttgcattttcagtCCCTCTCTCACATGAACTCCTCAAAACAAGCATCTCATCCGACAAGTCACACAACATCAACAACAGAGAAAGCAAAATAGATTGCAGCTCAAATAAATGTCTGAGTAGCTGAAATGTTTTACCATTGTCTTTGATAAATTCAAGGACCTCAACTTCGACAGATGCTCAAACCAACAGGTGCTTGATAATGAAGAGTTTGCGTCGAGCATCAGGTCTGAGTGCTGCATCCCCTCTTCGCCTTGTGGGATATTAGTAGCCACTGTCCAAACCTTTTCTAAGCTAATCACTTTGATTGAAACAAAAAATGAGGTATCCTACACAAAGgaattttgttgataaaagAATAAACCATACTGGAAAGAATATACACGGTGGAGGAAGGGAAGAAAACAATCAAGTGCATATGATTGTCAACAAAATAGAATCAGTGAAATTCACTCAGTCAGAAACAAAGATGGTCTTTGGAGAGTATTCAGCATCCACGGTAATCCATCTCAGTAtaacatttatttttctcattgcTGGAACCGAAAAACCTCTCTTCACTGCATTGCTTTGGAACTGACTAATGTGATGAAATTTCTCTCTCACCAAAGCACTACAAGCCATTCAATGCTAGAACAGTACCGTCTGCTTCACAACTGCTCGCACCAGAACTGTGCTGTTCATCTATTATCTTCTTAACATTCAGCATGTAAAGATCAGTCAGTATGGAAGGTCTCCTTGAGGAAGATCCCagttatcatcttcttcatcatcggcCCTTTTCTTCTGAGGCATCTCTTTTTTAGCCTGCTTTGCCAATTTAGCTTGTGGGCGCCTGGGCAGAGTCAAAAAGAAGTGAGCAAACGTTATTGGGAAGTCTCAATTGGTCTGTGCAAGAGCATATTGAAAGATCACAAGATTCAACTACCAGAAATCTTTGATCCAACATATAGATAAAAGGTAATGCAttttcatcaccatcatcaagAGAGCAGATGAATTTGACTGGCTACATTGCAAAATGATCAATATTTCTCATGCACAAAGTTTCCGAAGTAAATGAACATGGCTTCTGATTCAATTGCATCGATATGCTGAAACAGTCGCAGGACATTGAACTTCCCCAGTAAAGATTGATTCTTTGCTCAAATTCTGCatttaatttgagatttaacCGACCATATCTCAATCCCAATGATAACTCAAGGTCATCACTCCCTAGTTTGAAGTCGATGGAGAAACAGCCGCATATTTTCCTGGCTACCCGGCAATCATGGAATGATATTGGCTAGTTTGACAAAACATGCCTGCTAGCTATGAAGAGAAGTGATAAGACTTAAATCTCAAACTAGCTCTTGGATTCTGCTACTAGTGACGATCTAATTTCAATGCTACCATCAAGTTTTTCTCCAGAACTTGGCCGGTCATTGTTATCCTCTAATTCAAATTCCAATGCCCATCAGTTCTGATAACAGCTTTGCTATGTCATTATAACTTCCTTATGCACCAAGAACTACCGTTCTCTCATCAATTCAAacaaaacagaaacaaaatagaaaaaacagaCAAACCCAATGGCGGAGGGCTGGAGGCTAATCATGCAAAGAATTTCTGAATTCAGGAAGTCAGAAAAATCAGAACTTGCAAGATCAAATACCCACAACTGCGAATTCTCAAAACAAAGATCTCATTCAAGAACCcgatcaaaaagagaaaagaaagagaataccTCCGGCGATTCCGTCTGGCAGCTTCTCGAGTCTTCCGCTTCCTGTACTCCTGCTGGGTCTCGAAGAACCGCCTGCGCCGGCATTCTGGGATGATCCCGGCCTTGGCGACCTCCCTCCTGAACCGATTCACCAGCCTCTCCTCCGGCTCGTTGTCGTCCACGGTTATCTGCACGTTATACGTCGATTTGAAGAAAAGGGTGTTCGCGTACGCCAGCGCAGGGCACGCGGTCGACATcgccgccggcgacggcgacggacCAACGTCGGCCACGAGCGGCTCCCACTTCCGGCGGTGGGCGTCGGCGGGCTGGGGCGGAGGTGGAGCCATGTCACTGCGCTcgaagagggaggaggaggaggtggtggggTTGacttgggaggaagaagagaggagaggaagtTGGCGGAGAGCGAGGAGGCGCTGATCATGGTCGTCGACTACGTTGTTGTCGTTCGCTTTCTCGGTGTCTGGGTCATTCCTTAATTTTTGTCTGTACTGTGTCAGTGGCCATTCCTGTCTTGGCCCACTTTAATGATGCTGGCCCAAAATCATCTGTTGGAGAATTGGGGAACATGGGATTTCTCGATCCTCCCCTTGGTAGATCAAAACCTTAACGTATGACTTTTCATCACATTAATtagatcataaaattttcaattatatcaatttatttctaaacattttgacgatttgctaatttaatcatagatctttcaattttattaatttaggtCTAAATAAcaagtttaaaactaaaatgacaaatctttaaaaaatttaggactatatGGACACAATGGAAATAGTTAgcactaaattaaaaaattatcaaattttatgatttaattgacatattaaaagtttaaaatcgAATTGACTGCCATATAATGGATTTAGAGCTTTTTTAGACAAATATGcagaaaaatttcaagaactaAATCTGAATACATCATCCATAAGCAcacctttggcattggcttttTCGAAGGGAATTTCCATAGATAGTGTGATTTgctataagaaaaaaaaaacaatcagcGAGAACAGTCGGGTGTTTTTCGATATTTGAccttattgaatattttctccgaGCCATCGCCGGCACACTGCAACGGGACAACAACCGCGCATCATTCACCTTTCTACAAGCCCACCGGCCAGCAGTCTccagagaaaaaaagaacttcaaTTACAGCAGGTACGGGAACTTGTTGACCTGAACATTCTTTTTAACCGCAAGAAAATTATGACATCCATTTTCACAGATAAATGGTTCGCAGgtttggttggactttcccCGAGGGCTTTGGGCCCCGGCCAAGCCCTTGggaaaaaattttgtgtttggCAAAACTTTTGAATCTTTCTTTGGTGGAACGTGGGCATTCCACAAGTGAAAGCCCAATGCTAGGGTAGAGTTTGCTTTCAGCTTTGGCATTCTGAGAGTTACtgttcattcttcttcttcaccgtcTTCTTCCCCGTTCGGTTCTTCTTCCCCCGCCCGAGTCGGTCGAGTTTCGCGGTTGACGGCGCTCGGCCTGGCGCGGGCTGCCCGGATgcctcgcccgaggtcgcgcaacctcggTCGAGGTGGCTgagtcgggcgacctcgggTGTCGCCCTGGGTCGCTAGACCTCGGGCGGCGCCGCCCGtggccgcgcgacctcgggcgtcgcccgaggtcggcgTGTCGCTGAGATCGGCGCCACCCGGGCGTCGCCGAGGCGACCTCGGGCGAGCCGCTCCCGCCACCACCAGCACCACCGCCACCAGCCGCACCCCACGATCACCAactgcatctcctcctcccttttctttttttcatttttctttctcccttttctttttttcatttttctttttactttgaaatagCTTTGCAAAGCATacacaaaaaattgatttccaaACACACTTCCCTTCCCAAAATGCTCATTCTCTCAaggatacttggggaaatgcaaagccatttccccaaagttgaacaaACGGGTACAAGCAGGCATTTTAAAGTTATAGAACGTTAAGCAGTTTACACCAATGCGCCGCGCTTCTCGGGATCTGACATACATCATTGTGAGCTTTGGGAATaggaagaaaagaacataaatttataaaaaaaagatcaGCCACTTGTGCACCAATCCATTCCCAAAAGTCGGGTACGACGAACCATTTGTCGTATCTTGCATCTTGTCATCCCCTACTCGGAGTGGATCAAGTCGCCTTTCGGACACAGAGTCGGGTGAAGAAAGAACCCTGATCCATTTCGACACCTCCATCTACTGGATCTCCATCACCGGAAGAGCTTGCCCCAGCTTCAGCAGCCGTGAGGTCCTCTGAAATGCCAGCTCACTTGCTCTCACCTGATTCTGATCTTCCACAGAGGCAGAGGGACTGCTAATCTAGAAAAGCATCATTACTTGGCTCATATTCAAGAAGACTTGCCTCTTGGTCCTAAGTTGCCCCTGCCAGGAAACAGTGAAGCACAGGACATGCTTATTTCCACGAGGACTAGAAAAGCAGGAACCGAAACCCCTCGCTGGAGTGTTTTCCTTTGTACGCAGGATTTCTTCCAAGTTTCCTGTGCCCAACCAATGACTTTTAACTGACGCCAAataatatcaaatggtaaagaACTAATAGAGCACTTACATTGAGAGTCGATGATGTGCACGGTGCGAGCAGGTATTGTTGGGGAAGATTCATCTAGAATTCTATACTTCCTCTAATTCCTCTAGGGATTTTAATTATTCCCTTGGACAGATCAGATGGGAGGCTGATGTTCTTTGACTTGACAGCAGTTTCTGCAGTTGATTCTAATACCCGTGAAGCTTGAAGGGCCATCTCAGCATGACGTTGGAGACATGACATAGCTAACTACAAGAAGGGAGATACGATTTTGGTCATTCATGTAAAAAATACTTGATGAATGAACTTCACTATTGTCAGATTACAACCAATGTTGCACATGTTAAAATCCTAGatatatttcaaattgatatcaTATGAGCTAAGCGAAAAgtggaaagaaatgaaaaaaggagTGAACAAACAAGCAGTCACAGCGGATCTCAACCTAAGACCAAGACAAGGTCACCTTATGTGAAAAACTAAATGACAGAAAGGGAGGCAATGAAGAGCGTGCATGAGGAACATTGACTTGCATGTCAGCAACATATCTCGGCTTTCATGATACATCCTATGACATACTGTCTATGCAGTGAACTTTCCGTTTAAACATGCTTACAAGagttttcctttctccttcgtgGTGTCAGTGTTGACTGATATGACTTTCCATATGATTGTAAATGTTAAGAGCCCGAGCATTACTCAGAAActgaaaaaatgaacaaatatgACAATGTTCCCAGTGAAAGTATTCATTCTTTACCGTATAGCATTCTCTGTCAGGGTCAGACTCCACAACCTGGATGGCCCATGTCCGGACCCATTCAAGACCTTTAGAAATTTCTGCTTTGCCTTCAACCAAAGCAGATGcgacaaatgaaggaggaagcGCTATTAATACACACAAAGCAGCAAAGAGCACAGCTCTCCTAACATATGCTTCACTGTGATGGCAAACTTCTCTGCAAAAATAAGAATTCACTTTCAGATTGCAAAGTTCTGCAGTTATCTTGAAAAGCATATCCTAAATATGATGGTGGTTATTTGCACTCAGTGCTACCTCGTGTATTGATATTTCTATACCTTGATCCCAACAGATCTAAAAGAGGTGGAGCCAATACAGTTGCTTCAGGATGCATAGAAGTGCATTTCATGCATACACCGAGCATATAGATAAGTTTTCCCAAGACTATATGATCCCTTCCGAGCAAGTCAACGCCATGACTTTTCTTATCAAATCCCTGCATGGCAGGGAGCATAAAAGCTGCTGCATATACAGGAAATTTATTCTGGGATACGTCAATCTGCTCTTCTTGCATATTTGTAGACTTAATGCTCCATCTGCGCGTCTTTCCTCGCTTCATCTGACCAGGTTTTGGAGGAAGCTCTCTCTCATAATGAGTTGACCAATTTGGAACATTTTCAGTCCCCATACTTGACAAGTTCAGCACAGAGCCGGTGCCTGCTACCTCCTTCCAGGAACCTGCGCCAGCAGGTCCTGCACTACTGGGCAAGAACCATGGTCGACTCTCCGAAGTGATAGACACAAGAGGCCCTGTCTGATGTTTCAATCGCATAATCTTGGCCTTGGCAAGTTCTTCTGCTGCTTCAGTCATTATGTCGAGTATCATTATCCTTTGGCTTACATCCACATTTGGTGAGTAAAGTAGCTTGTGGGCAGTTTCAAGGGACTGCAGTGGACATGACACTACCAAAGCAACCAATGCCctttgtcttttctcttctGCTGAATCTTCCTCGCCTTCAACAGCCACATCAGAGCAACGAATTTGTATAAGAGTTCTAACAAGATCGCTTGCTACATATTTTAGTTCATCAGGGGATGCTCGCACAAGCTTTTCAACAACTTCAAGAGCCTGCTCCACCTGCAACCAACGAAACAAGAAAGGAGTACGTTCGCTCAGAGAACTCCTGTGTCCATCTCATCAAACCagattgattggaaatttttccaaaaccAGTATTCCTTATATTGAGGATTTGTCATACTACAAATGtgcaaaacaaaatttcactaaagaagatctcataAGTGGCCTAGGAAAGAAATGGATTCTTCAAGAGTGTTGTGCGagataacaaaataaacaagCACAACAGGATGACTTACCCCATCAACATCGTCAGTTTTTCGTAATGCTGCCACAACATCAACCAACTGTGAAAATCTTCTCTTTAAATCAGTTTGATCATCTGTCAAGTCATATGGCTCCAACGAAGAGTCACTTGAGGCATCGGAACTTTCGCTCACATTTTCATAATTATCATAATCAGATTCTCTTTCGAGTTCTAGACTAGCTGGATCAATAATCTCATCAGGGTCAATCATCTT
The nucleotide sequence above comes from Eucalyptus grandis isolate ANBG69807.140 chromosome 2, ASM1654582v1, whole genome shotgun sequence. Encoded proteins:
- the LOC104429448 gene encoding 30S ribosomal protein S21, chloroplastic, with the translated sequence MEVSKWIRVLSSPDSVSERRLDPLRVGDDKMQDTTNGSSYPTFGNGLYRQKLRNDPDTEKANDNNVVDDHDQRLLALRQLPLLSSSSQVNPTTSSSSLFERSDMAPPPPQPADAHRRKWEPLVADVGPSPSPAAMSTACPALAYANTLFFKSTYNVQITVDDNEPEERLVNRFRREVAKAGIIPECRRRRFFETQQEYRKRKTREAARRNRRRRPQAKLAKQAKKEMPQKKRADDEEDDNWDLPQGDLPY